One Rhipicephalus microplus isolate Deutch F79 unplaced genomic scaffold, USDA_Rmic scaffold_12, whole genome shotgun sequence DNA segment encodes these proteins:
- the LOC142783839 gene encoding uncharacterized protein LOC142783839 isoform X2, translating to MKAWMQYAGRDDLLSKPASLLYTTYRVCSDHFTAQSFMDPGHTRLTRMAVPSVQPAAPCSLSVASSSDCDMAAEAALQGPAVEASKSGSHTLRCPDEQGGSSLVAGERISADFVLPEKTLTSHSAVTKGTCVTGKLYVHFNTRVD from the exons atgaaagcatggatgcagtatgctggacgcgatgatctccttagtaagccggccagcctattgtacacaacgtacagggtttgtagcgaccattttactgctcaaagtttcatggaccctgggcacacaaggcttacaagaatggctgttcccagtgtgcaaccagctgcaccat gttctctgagcgtcgcttcaagtagtgactgtgacatggctgcagaagctgcactgcaag gacctgcagtagaggcttcaaaaagcggctcccacacattgaggtgccctgatgaacagg gtggcagctcccttgtagctggtgaaagaatttccgctgacttcgttttgccggagaaaaccttaaccagtcattcagctgtcacaaaaggaacttgtgtgaccggtaagttgtatgttcacttcaacaccagagtggattga
- the LOC142783839 gene encoding uncharacterized protein LOC142783839 isoform X1, which translates to MKAWMQYAGRDDLLSKPASLLYTTYRVCSDHFTAQSFMDPGHTRLTRMAVPSVQPAAPCSLSVASSSDCDMAAEAALQGPAVEASKSGSHTLRCPDEQGGSSLVAGERISADFVLPEKTLTSHSAVTKGTCVTGRSQDCSDSTVRGTKQASQNPPEEVSANSSTPECPRENVRSCVPATMSPSMKYKQTIKHLQAKVAAQRKTIKRLRRQPHQAPSSTSKALEVIRPHITEEVFKLLSAHVRLRPKRKGKRFPVWFKKFALHLNFRGPRAYRFLAPYFSLPSQRSLRRWLANVKMTPGIIPGILSSIATNTQAWNERDRVCALVFYEIALKKNLYYDAARDVVQGFTDDGTHRTSTIADRALVFLLVGVSRKWVQPVAFTIGHTSTPSSVMHNLLVSLILELRSINIAVKAVICDHHHNHHQPDYVHCRTKASPMFRQLIRSCACCCQFIPANFLISSAHLTFCLPLTRFSSLGIQSVTLNDQRLSCLRATCPAHVPFFFLISAMISLTPVCSLIHSALFLSLKVTPTIFLSIARCVVLNLS; encoded by the exons atgaaagcatggatgcagtatgctggacgcgatgatctccttagtaagccggccagcctattgtacacaacgtacagggtttgtagcgaccattttactgctcaaagtttcatggaccctgggcacacaaggcttacaagaatggctgttcccagtgtgcaaccagctgcaccat gttctctgagcgtcgcttcaagtagtgactgtgacatggctgcagaagctgcactgcaag gacctgcagtagaggcttcaaaaagcggctcccacacattgaggtgccctgatgaacagg gtggcagctcccttgtagctggtgaaagaatttccgctgacttcgttttgccggagaaaaccttaaccagtcattcagctgtcacaaaaggaacttgtgtgaccg gccgctcacaagattgttccgacagcactgtccgaggcactaaacaagcttcacaaaaccctccagaagaagtatccgccaacagctccacgcctgagtgccctagagaaaatg tgcgttcctgtgtgccagcgacaatgtctccatcaatgaagtacaagcaaaccattaaacatctgcaagccaaagtagcagcacagcggaaaactatcaaaagactgcggagacagcctcaccaagcaccgtcatcgacttcaaaggcccttgaagttatccgaccgcacatcaccgaggaggtttttaaacttctttctgcacatgttcgcttgaggcccaaacgcaagggcaagcggtttcctgtgtggttcaagaaatttgctcttcacttaaacttccgaggtccgcgagcataccgatttttggctccatatttttctttgccctcccagcgttcattaaggaggtggctagctaatgtaaagatgactccaggcataattccaggaatcctttcttccattgcaacaaatactcaagcttggaatgaacgggaccgagtgtgcgctttagttttctacgaaatagcactcaaaaaaaatttgtactatgatgctgcaagagacgttgtccagggttttacagatgatggcactcatcgcacttcaaccatcgctgatcgagcactggtgtttcttcttgttggcgtttcgagaaagtgggttcaaccggttgcttttactatagggcacacatcaacaccatcatctgttatgcataacttgctggtgtcactcattttggagcttaggagcattaatattgcagtgaaagcagtcatttgtgaccatcatcataatcatcatcagcctgactacgtccactgcaggacaaaggcctctcccatgttccgccagttaatccggtcctgtgcttgctgttgccaatttatacccgcaaacttcttaatctcatctgcccacctaaccttctgtctccccctaacccgcttctcttctctgggaatccagtcagttacccttaatgaccagcggttatcctgtctacgcgctacatgccctgcccatgtccctttcttcttcttgatttcagctatgatatccttaacccccgtttgttccctaatccactctgctctcttcttgtctcttaaggttacacctaccatttttctttccattgctcgctgcgtcgtcctcaatttaagctga